Proteins encoded within one genomic window of Streptomyces profundus:
- a CDS encoding lytic polysaccharide monooxygenase auxiliary activity family 9 protein: MSAQEKVRPARWSPRAIALLAVALLVVLVPGANTASAHGSVIDPSSRNYGCWDRWGHDFQNPAMEQEDPMCWEAWQYDTNAMWNWNGLYREGVAGDHQGAIPDGQLCSAGLTGDGRYAAMDTPGAWKTTDVNANFTVDLWDQALHGADYMLVYVTEQGFDPTTDELGWGDLELLAETGRLAPSEHMTVDVSAPGRSGHHVVYTIWQASHSDQSYYICSDVNFG; encoded by the coding sequence ATGTCCGCACAGGAAAAGGTGCGACCGGCTCGCTGGTCGCCGCGCGCCATCGCGTTGTTGGCCGTCGCGCTGTTGGTGGTGCTGGTGCCGGGCGCCAACACCGCGTCCGCACACGGCTCGGTCATCGACCCGTCGTCCCGCAACTACGGCTGTTGGGACCGCTGGGGTCACGACTTCCAGAACCCGGCCATGGAGCAGGAAGACCCCATGTGTTGGGAGGCGTGGCAGTACGACACCAACGCCATGTGGAACTGGAACGGCCTCTACCGCGAGGGCGTCGCCGGCGACCACCAGGGCGCGATCCCCGACGGCCAGCTGTGCAGCGCCGGCCTGACCGGCGACGGCCGCTACGCCGCGATGGACACCCCGGGCGCCTGGAAGACCACCGACGTGAACGCGAACTTCACCGTCGACCTCTGGGACCAGGCCCTCCACGGCGCCGACTACATGCTGGTCTATGTCACCGAGCAGGGCTTCGACCCCACCACGGACGAACTCGGCTGGGGCGACCTGGAGTTGCTCGCCGAGACGGGACGCCTCGCGCCCAGTGAGCACATGACCGTGGACGTCTCGGCCCCGGGCCGCAGCGGACACCACGTCGTGTACACGATCTGGCAGGCCTCGCACTCGGACCAGTCGTACTACATCTGTAGCGATGTGAACTTCGGCTGA
- a CDS encoding ABC transporter substrate-binding protein → MRHHRSGPAALALLCVTALAACGQGMPDHTPEQLGGQGEITGEIRLSWWGSGSRNEKTNAVADIFEEDHPGVSVSRETADFGNYFKRLNVQGAGRNMPCVTQLQARTLGDFTARNALLPLDPMIESGAIDVQDIPDAVLDTGRGEDGKLYMLPTGAAYDALMVNETLAQQAGAALPEPGYDWDDYVDFLRRAAEGLPDDIPATSLRGGLPNFFIAYVQGLGEEMFAGNELGFTKELLIEYWELWEEIRADGLANSPTANAEEPPSPEASYVASGDVLSDNRPGNALTPIQGTLDGQGQDQRMTSLPLPSGPAGAGNVLIASGLSIPRNCDNLPTAAAFIDFWANDPRSGDTYASDNGAVTNTTLLQRQLDDPELPELKKGELALYQRIVADDPPNVVYPPGYLAVFESAFTRAYQDVAFGHQTVPEAVDTFFAEANDGLAR, encoded by the coding sequence ATGAGACATCACCGAAGCGGCCCGGCCGCGCTCGCCCTGCTCTGTGTCACCGCCCTCGCCGCCTGCGGCCAGGGGATGCCCGACCACACCCCCGAACAACTGGGCGGCCAGGGCGAGATCACCGGCGAGATCCGGCTCTCCTGGTGGGGCTCGGGATCCAGGAACGAGAAGACCAACGCCGTCGCCGACATCTTCGAGGAGGACCACCCCGGGGTCAGCGTCAGTCGGGAGACCGCCGACTTCGGCAACTACTTCAAGCGGCTCAACGTCCAGGGCGCGGGCCGCAACATGCCCTGCGTCACCCAGCTCCAGGCCCGCACCCTGGGCGACTTCACCGCCCGGAACGCGCTGCTGCCGCTGGACCCGATGATCGAGTCGGGCGCCATCGACGTCCAGGACATCCCCGACGCCGTGCTGGACACCGGCAGGGGAGAGGACGGCAAGCTCTACATGTTGCCGACCGGCGCCGCCTATGACGCGCTGATGGTGAACGAGACCCTCGCCCAGCAGGCCGGCGCGGCGCTGCCGGAGCCCGGCTACGACTGGGACGACTACGTCGACTTCCTGCGCCGGGCCGCCGAGGGGCTGCCGGACGACATCCCGGCCACCTCCCTCCGCGGCGGACTGCCCAACTTCTTCATCGCCTATGTGCAGGGCCTCGGCGAGGAGATGTTCGCCGGCAACGAGCTCGGCTTCACCAAGGAACTCCTCATCGAGTACTGGGAGTTGTGGGAGGAGATCCGCGCCGATGGGCTCGCCAACAGCCCCACAGCCAACGCCGAGGAGCCGCCGTCGCCCGAGGCCAGCTATGTGGCCAGCGGCGACGTCCTCTCCGACAACCGGCCCGGCAACGCGCTCACCCCCATCCAGGGCACCCTCGACGGGCAGGGCCAGGACCAGCGGATGACCAGCCTGCCGCTGCCCAGCGGGCCCGCCGGCGCCGGCAACGTGCTGATCGCCTCCGGCCTCTCCATCCCGCGCAACTGCGACAACCTGCCCACCGCCGCCGCGTTCATCGACTTCTGGGCCAACGACCCGCGCAGCGGCGACACCTATGCGTCGGACAACGGCGCAGTCACCAACACCACCCTGCTACAACGGCAGTTGGACGATCCCGAACTGCCCGAGCTGAAGAAGGGCGAACTCGCCCTCTACCAGCGGATCGTGGCCGACGACCCGCCCAACGTGGTCTATCCGCCGGGCTATCTGGCCGTCTTCGAGTCCGCGTTCACCCGGGCCTACCAGGACGTCGCCTTCGGCCACCAGACCGTGCCCGAGGCCGTGGACACCTTCTTCGCCGAGGCCAACGACGGACTCGCCCGCTGA
- a CDS encoding C-terminal binding protein, with the protein MSPRVVVTDQAFGQVHHERATAERFAATFAEHRCADEPGTVEAVRGADVAFVNFAPMTRPALAALAPGATVIRYGIGYDNVDVDAARELGVRVANVPDYGTGTVADHAVACLLALLRRLPAYDRAVRANGWAAPSDVGPLPSLTATTVGLVGTGQIGLAVRERLRPFGCRVLASDPFADPAALARQGIEHVELAELLASSHAVSLHAPATRATHRLIGRSSLALMRQGAVLVNTSRGALVDPDALAEALRAGRLAGAALDVHDPEPLPPDSPLRALPQVLLTPHAAFYSTDSLDALQRLAAEEAARALAGEPLRCRVA; encoded by the coding sequence ATGAGCCCCCGAGTCGTCGTCACCGACCAGGCGTTCGGCCAGGTCCACCACGAGCGGGCCACCGCCGAACGGTTCGCCGCCACGTTCGCCGAACACCGCTGCGCCGACGAGCCGGGCACCGTCGAAGCCGTCCGGGGCGCCGACGTCGCCTTCGTCAACTTCGCCCCGATGACCCGCCCCGCGCTCGCCGCCCTCGCGCCGGGCGCCACCGTGATCCGCTACGGCATCGGCTACGACAACGTCGACGTGGACGCCGCCCGCGAGCTCGGCGTCCGCGTCGCCAACGTCCCCGACTACGGCACCGGGACCGTCGCCGACCACGCCGTCGCCTGCCTGCTCGCCCTGCTGCGCCGGCTGCCCGCCTACGACCGCGCCGTCCGCGCGAACGGCTGGGCGGCGCCCTCCGACGTCGGCCCGCTGCCCAGCCTCACCGCGACCACGGTGGGGCTGGTCGGCACCGGCCAGATCGGGCTCGCCGTGCGGGAACGGCTGCGCCCGTTCGGCTGCCGCGTGCTGGCCAGCGACCCCTTCGCCGATCCGGCGGCGCTGGCCCGACAGGGCATCGAGCACGTCGAGTTGGCCGAGCTGTTGGCCAGCTCGCACGCCGTCTCGCTGCACGCCCCGGCGACGCGGGCCACCCATCGGCTGATCGGCCGATCCAGCCTGGCGCTGATGCGCCAGGGCGCCGTGTTGGTCAACACCTCGCGCGGCGCCCTCGTCGACCCGGACGCGCTCGCCGAGGCACTGCGCGCCGGGCGGCTCGCCGGCGCCGCCCTGGACGTCCACGACCCGGAGCCGCTGCCGCCCGACTCCCCGCTGCGCGCCCTGCCCCAGGTGCTGCTCACCCCGCACGCCGCCTTCTACTCGACCGACTCGTTGGACGCGCTGCAACGCCTGGCCGCCGAGGAGGCCGCCCGCGCCCTGGCCGGCGAACCACTGCGCTGCCGGGTGGCCTGA
- a CDS encoding gamma carbonic anhydrase family protein — MRVIEFDGHVPQIADSAWVAPDATVIGDASVGEEAGVWFTAVVRADAETISIGAGSNIQDGCVLHADPGFPTRVGAGVSVGHRAVLHGCHVGDDSLIGMGAVLLNGSRVGAGSLIAAGTVLLEGTVVPPGSLVAGVPGKVRRELTAEEADGIRLNAAHYRELARRYAGQD; from the coding sequence ATGAGAGTGATCGAGTTCGACGGCCATGTCCCGCAGATCGCCGACAGCGCCTGGGTGGCGCCCGACGCCACCGTGATCGGCGACGCCTCCGTCGGCGAGGAGGCCGGTGTCTGGTTCACCGCCGTGGTCCGCGCCGACGCGGAGACCATCAGCATCGGTGCCGGCAGCAACATCCAGGACGGCTGCGTGCTGCACGCCGACCCCGGCTTCCCCACCCGGGTCGGCGCCGGCGTCTCCGTCGGCCACCGGGCCGTGCTGCACGGCTGCCACGTCGGCGACGACTCGCTGATCGGCATGGGCGCCGTACTGCTCAACGGCAGCCGGGTGGGCGCCGGTTCGCTGATCGCGGCCGGCACCGTGCTGCTGGAGGGCACCGTGGTACCGCCCGGTTCCCTGGTCGCCGGCGTGCCGGGCAAGGTGCGCCGCGAACTGACCGCCGAGGAGGCCGACGGCATCCGGCTGAACGCCGCGCACTACCGCGAACTGGCCCGCCGCTACGCGGGACAGGACTGA
- a CDS encoding carbohydrate ABC transporter permease, with product MSITSAPNRPRRLLFGNRPTRSPLLRGLAKHSVMIIALTLMLYPLLWMFGASLRPDNQVFNTLGLWTGDFTWDNYTDGWAGGGQLNFSRFFFNSLTITVLSIVGNLFACALTAYAFARLDFRFKKTLFALVIGTLLLPYHVTLVPQYILFNQLDWVGTILPLVVPKFMATDAFFIFLMVQFIRALPPSLDDAARLDGCGHWGIFWRVVLPLSVPALGTTALFTFINTWNDFLGPMLYLTEPKAWTVSQGLATFLDATGQSAYGSLFAMSTLSLVPVLAFFIAAQKLLVEGIATSGLK from the coding sequence ATGAGCATCACCAGCGCGCCGAACCGCCCGCGGCGGCTGTTGTTCGGCAACCGTCCCACCCGCAGCCCGTTGCTGCGTGGACTGGCCAAGCACAGCGTCATGATCATCGCGTTGACGCTGATGCTCTACCCGCTGCTGTGGATGTTCGGCGCCTCGCTCCGGCCCGACAACCAGGTGTTCAACACGTTGGGTCTGTGGACCGGCGACTTCACCTGGGACAACTACACCGACGGCTGGGCCGGCGGCGGGCAGTTGAACTTCTCCCGGTTCTTCTTCAACTCGCTGACCATCACCGTGCTGAGCATCGTCGGGAACCTGTTCGCCTGCGCGTTGACCGCCTATGCCTTCGCGCGGCTTGATTTCCGTTTCAAGAAGACATTGTTCGCATTGGTGATCGGCACCCTGCTGCTGCCGTACCACGTGACGCTGGTGCCGCAGTACATCCTCTTCAACCAGCTGGACTGGGTCGGCACCATCCTGCCGCTGGTGGTGCCCAAGTTCATGGCCACCGACGCGTTCTTCATCTTCCTGATGGTGCAGTTCATCCGCGCCCTGCCGCCCAGCCTGGACGACGCGGCCCGGCTCGACGGCTGTGGCCACTGGGGCATCTTCTGGCGCGTGGTCCTGCCGCTGTCCGTGCCCGCGCTCGGCACCACCGCGCTGTTCACCTTCATCAACACCTGGAACGACTTCCTCGGCCCGATGCTCTATCTGACCGAGCCCAAGGCCTGGACGGTCTCCCAGGGGCTGGCCACGTTCCTGGACGCGACCGGCCAGTCGGCCTACGGATCGCTGTTCGCGATGTCCACGCTCTCGCTGGTGCCGGTGCTCGCGTTCTTCATCGCCGCCCAGAAGCTGCTCGTCGAGGGCATCGCCACCAGCGGGCTGAAGTGA
- a CDS encoding amidohydrolase family protein, with product MPAGTARVIDAHHHFWQVSRQDQPWRTHQHHGIARDFEPEQLRPELTAAGVDATILVQSVDSAEENDRIVDYARRASFVAGLVGWLPLARPEAARAELGRLTADALCGVRTLVARDPLDWLTEPATVDLCHELAERGLAWDVVPVTDQQVRAVTALAGAVPGLRIVVDHLARPPVERGDLRAWADRLAALAAHPAVALKVSVGIDVLTAWERWDADALLPHVTEAVRYFGPERLMLASNWPVSLLRRDYVGTLSDLSDLLVRSGLDEESLAQVRGQTAARWYGVGA from the coding sequence ATGCCCGCCGGCACCGCCCGCGTCATCGACGCCCACCACCACTTCTGGCAGGTCTCCCGGCAGGACCAGCCGTGGCGTACCCACCAACACCACGGCATCGCCAGGGACTTCGAGCCCGAGCAGCTGCGCCCCGAGCTCACCGCCGCCGGCGTGGACGCCACCATCCTGGTGCAGTCCGTCGACAGCGCCGAGGAGAACGACCGGATCGTCGACTACGCCCGGCGCGCCTCGTTCGTCGCCGGGCTGGTCGGCTGGCTGCCGCTCGCCCGACCCGAGGCCGCCCGCGCCGAGTTGGGTCGGCTCACGGCCGACGCGCTGTGCGGGGTGCGGACCCTGGTCGCCCGCGACCCGCTGGACTGGCTCACCGAACCGGCCACCGTCGACCTCTGCCACGAGCTGGCGGAACGCGGCCTCGCCTGGGACGTGGTGCCCGTCACCGACCAACAGGTGCGCGCCGTCACGGCGTTGGCGGGCGCGGTGCCGGGGCTGCGGATCGTCGTCGACCATCTGGCGCGCCCGCCGGTGGAACGCGGCGACCTCCGCGCCTGGGCCGACCGGCTGGCCGCGCTCGCGGCCCACCCGGCGGTGGCGCTCAAGGTCTCCGTCGGCATCGATGTGCTGACCGCCTGGGAACGCTGGGACGCCGACGCGCTGCTGCCCCATGTCACCGAGGCGGTCCGGTACTTCGGCCCCGAACGGCTGATGCTCGCCAGCAACTGGCCGGTCTCCCTGCTCCGCCGCGACTATGTCGGAACGCTGAGCGACCTCAGCGATCTGCTGGTGCGCTCCGGCCTCGACGAGGAGTCGTTGGCGCAGGTCCGTGGCCAAACCGCCGCCCGATGGTATGGAGTGGGCGCATGA
- a CDS encoding CaiB/BaiF CoA transferase family protein, with protein sequence MSDDAKDHSPHAALAGMRVVDLTQVMAGPFCTMLLADLGADVIKVENPGGGDQTRHSWGDSGEGRDSTAFFALNRNKRSVLLDLKTEQGLADLHALARTADVVVHNWRPGVAERLGADYDTLAALNPGLIYANISGFGGSGPYADRPGYDLIAQGMAGAMSITGEPGGRPVKNGLPVGDLGAGMLLISGILAAYVHRLRTGRGQRVETSLFEAVLAMSIWESTEYWATGSPPRPLGSANRMSAPYQALRTADGYLTVGANNQRLWQRLCAALELTPLTDDPRFASNMDRMRNRDELAALLEERLVGDTTANWVTTLLDAGVPAGPIQDYAEVLDQDPQVAARELVREIDHPVAGRVRVLASPLHLSDSPASIRAHPPLIGEHTEQVLAEIRAAQEAGERGDDA encoded by the coding sequence ATGTCCGACGACGCGAAGGACCACTCGCCGCACGCCGCCCTCGCCGGGATGCGGGTGGTGGACCTCACCCAGGTGATGGCCGGACCGTTCTGCACCATGCTTCTCGCCGACCTCGGCGCCGATGTGATCAAGGTCGAGAACCCGGGCGGCGGCGACCAGACCCGGCACTCCTGGGGCGACAGCGGCGAGGGCCGGGACAGCACCGCGTTCTTCGCCCTCAACCGCAACAAGCGCAGCGTGCTGCTCGACCTCAAGACCGAGCAGGGCCTCGCCGACCTGCACGCGCTGGCCCGCACCGCCGATGTGGTGGTGCACAACTGGCGGCCAGGCGTCGCCGAACGCCTCGGCGCCGACTACGACACCCTCGCCGCGCTCAACCCCGGGCTGATCTACGCCAATATCTCCGGATTCGGCGGCAGCGGACCGTATGCCGACCGGCCGGGGTACGACCTGATCGCGCAGGGCATGGCCGGCGCCATGAGCATCACCGGCGAGCCGGGCGGCCGGCCCGTCAAGAACGGGCTGCCGGTCGGCGATCTCGGCGCCGGAATGCTGCTGATCAGCGGCATACTCGCCGCCTATGTGCACCGACTGCGCACGGGACGCGGCCAGCGGGTGGAGACCTCGCTCTTCGAGGCGGTGCTCGCCATGTCCATCTGGGAGTCCACCGAGTACTGGGCCACCGGCAGCCCGCCGAGGCCGCTCGGCTCCGCCAACCGGATGTCGGCGCCCTACCAGGCGCTGCGCACCGCCGACGGCTACCTCACGGTCGGCGCCAACAACCAACGACTCTGGCAACGCCTCTGCGCCGCGCTGGAGTTGACGCCCCTCACCGACGACCCCAGGTTCGCGAGCAACATGGACAGGATGCGCAACCGCGACGAACTCGCCGCGCTGCTTGAGGAACGGCTGGTCGGCGACACCACCGCCAACTGGGTCACCACCCTGCTGGACGCCGGCGTCCCCGCCGGACCGATCCAGGACTACGCCGAGGTCCTCGACCAGGACCCCCAGGTCGCCGCACGGGAGTTGGTGCGCGAGATCGACCATCCGGTGGCCGGCCGGGTGCGGGTGCTCGCCTCGCCGCTGCACCTCAGCGACAGCCCGGCCAGCATCCGCGCCCACCCGCCGTTGATCGGCGAACACACCGAGCAGGTGCTCGCCGAGATCCGCGCGGCCCAGGAGGCCGGCGAGCGGGGGGACGACGCATGA
- a CDS encoding alkaline phosphatase D family protein, whose translation MDLTRRRLLGLAGASLSGIALHAAGFSTGKVWAAPRFAGDPFAFGVASGDPVPDGVVLWTRLAPDPLALDGRGGMPERVVDVQWEVAEDERFTTRVRRGSTRATPELAHSVHAEVSGLAPGRDYFYRFRAGRDLSPVGRTRTAPTSTSALSFAFASCQCWYEGFYTGYRHMAGEDLDLVVHLGDYLYEYGVGETGGVRNVALDASFQRETHSLIDYRNRHALTRLDVDLQAAHQAFPWVLTWDDHEVENNWAGDFAQLDTDGLPDQDPEAWRARKAAAFQTYYEHLPLRLPQRPNGAEARMFRRLGFGQLLDLHVLDTRSHRDDQVCGDGTKPGCDVERSAPDRTILGAEQESWLLDGAGRSGATWNVLANQTLIAQVDQDPDPLVHSSGLDMWDGYTAARDRLLTGLWERGANNPVVVTGDIHRAVVADLTLDFADEHAPVVATEFAGSSLTSGKDGSPTDEVGAAWMAPGVNPHLRWHSSQRGYTVVHLTPDALTADYRVTPFVTIPGAGLTTVASFHVAAGQPGAQRA comes from the coding sequence ATGGATCTCACGCGACGCCGCCTGCTCGGCCTGGCCGGTGCCTCCCTCTCCGGAATCGCCCTGCACGCCGCCGGTTTCAGCACCGGCAAGGTCTGGGCCGCCCCCCGGTTCGCCGGCGACCCGTTCGCCTTCGGCGTCGCCTCCGGCGACCCGGTCCCCGACGGCGTCGTCCTCTGGACCAGGCTCGCCCCCGACCCGCTGGCCCTGGACGGACGCGGCGGGATGCCCGAGCGGGTGGTGGACGTCCAGTGGGAGGTCGCCGAGGACGAGCGGTTCACCACCCGGGTACGGCGGGGCAGCACGCGCGCCACCCCCGAACTGGCGCACTCCGTCCATGCGGAGGTCAGCGGCCTCGCCCCGGGCCGCGACTACTTCTACCGCTTCCGCGCCGGCCGCGACCTCAGCCCGGTGGGCCGCACCCGCACCGCACCCACCAGCACCAGCGCGCTCTCCTTCGCCTTCGCCTCCTGCCAGTGCTGGTACGAGGGCTTCTACACCGGCTACCGCCATATGGCCGGCGAGGACCTGGACTTGGTGGTGCACCTCGGCGACTACCTCTACGAGTACGGCGTCGGCGAGACCGGCGGCGTGCGCAACGTCGCCCTCGACGCCTCGTTCCAACGCGAGACCCACAGCCTGATCGACTACCGCAACCGCCACGCCCTGACCCGCCTCGACGTCGACCTCCAGGCCGCCCACCAGGCGTTCCCCTGGGTGCTTACCTGGGACGACCACGAGGTGGAGAACAACTGGGCGGGGGACTTCGCCCAGTTGGACACCGACGGCCTCCCCGACCAGGACCCGGAGGCATGGCGGGCCCGCAAGGCAGCCGCCTTCCAGACGTACTACGAACACCTCCCGCTGCGGCTGCCCCAGCGCCCCAACGGTGCCGAGGCCCGGATGTTCCGCCGGCTGGGCTTCGGCCAACTCCTCGACCTGCATGTGCTCGACACCCGCTCGCACCGCGACGACCAGGTCTGCGGCGACGGCACCAAACCCGGCTGCGATGTGGAGCGTTCCGCGCCCGACCGCACCATCCTCGGGGCCGAACAGGAGAGTTGGCTGCTGGACGGCGCCGGGCGGTCGGGGGCCACCTGGAACGTGCTGGCCAACCAGACGCTGATCGCCCAGGTCGACCAGGACCCCGACCCGCTGGTCCACAGCTCGGGCCTGGACATGTGGGACGGCTACACGGCGGCCCGCGACCGGCTGCTCACCGGCCTGTGGGAGCGCGGCGCCAACAACCCCGTGGTGGTCACCGGCGACATCCACCGCGCCGTGGTCGCCGACCTCACGCTCGACTTCGCCGACGAACACGCCCCCGTGGTCGCCACCGAGTTCGCCGGCAGCTCCCTCACCTCCGGCAAGGACGGCTCCCCGACGGACGAGGTCGGCGCGGCCTGGATGGCCCCCGGCGTCAACCCCCACCTGCGCTGGCACAGCTCCCAGCGCGGCTACACCGTCGTCCACCTCACCCCGGACGCCCTCACCGCCGACTACCGCGTCACCCCCTTCGTCACCATCCCGGGCGCCGGCCTGACGACCGTCGCCTCCTTCCATGTCGCCGCCGGCCAGCCGGGCGCCCAACGGGCCTGA
- a CDS encoding enoyl-CoA hydratase yields MSPELDGGVRVTRRGPVVELLLDNQRRRNALTFPMYEQLAAGCEVADEPGVRAVVLRGAGGLAFAAGTDIRHFADFPTDPEAAGEAGLAYERRVGRVLARLLALRAPLVGVVEGPAFGGGLALAAACDLLLATPDATFGAPIARTLGNCLPAPVVARLADRLGTARTMALLLTAEPLDAATAHTAGFVHRIAEPDELPERIDALLERLVNQAPLTLAALKETERRLSSAAARVDTDDLLRRAYGSADFRAGVAAFLDHRTPRWEGR; encoded by the coding sequence ATGAGCCCGGAACTCGACGGCGGCGTCCGGGTCACCCGCCGTGGCCCCGTGGTGGAGCTGCTGCTGGACAACCAACGCCGCCGCAACGCCCTGACGTTCCCCATGTACGAGCAGCTCGCCGCCGGTTGCGAGGTCGCCGACGAGCCAGGGGTGCGCGCCGTGGTGTTGCGCGGTGCCGGCGGCCTGGCGTTCGCCGCCGGCACCGACATCCGGCACTTCGCCGACTTCCCGACCGACCCCGAGGCCGCCGGCGAGGCGGGGCTCGCCTACGAGCGCCGCGTCGGCCGGGTGCTGGCCCGGCTGCTGGCGCTGCGCGCGCCGCTGGTCGGCGTGGTCGAGGGCCCGGCCTTCGGCGGCGGCCTCGCCCTGGCCGCCGCCTGCGATCTGCTGCTGGCCACCCCGGACGCCACCTTCGGCGCGCCCATCGCCCGCACCCTCGGCAACTGCCTGCCGGCGCCCGTCGTCGCCCGGCTCGCCGACCGGCTCGGCACCGCCCGCACCATGGCGCTGCTGCTCACCGCCGAGCCCCTGGACGCGGCGACGGCGCACACCGCCGGCTTCGTCCACCGGATCGCCGAGCCCGACGAACTGCCGGAAAGGATTGACGCGCTCCTCGAACGCCTCGTCAACCAGGCGCCGTTGACCCTCGCCGCACTCAAGGAGACGGAACGTCGGCTCAGTTCGGCCGCCGCCCGGGTCGACACCGACGACCTGCTGCGCCGCGCCTACGGCAGCGCAGACTTCCGCGCGGGCGTCGCCGCGTTCCTCGACCACCGCACCCCCCGATGGGAGGGCCGCTGA
- a CDS encoding fumarylacetoacetate hydrolase family protein: MTTTAFTAFEPARDLTALAPRVLPDDVERATLIARLHDPAAGGPCVVALRGDRLVDLTPHTPTLTDLLERPDAAVFAQQAPAERDFDLAEVLDATLAGHRDRPRLLAPADLQVLKACGVTFVRSMVERVIEERAGGDRAGAAGVRARVLDALGGQLQSLVPGSAEAARVKEVLTAEGLWSQYLEVGIGPDAEVFTKAPVLSAVGLGAEIGIWSRSVWNNPEPELVLAVNSRGEAVGATLGNDVNLRDVEGRSALLLGKAKDNNASCAIGPFVRLFDATFTLDDARRLDITLNITGPDGFQLEAVSSLAEISRDPLDLVRQTMGRLHQYPDGVLLFTGTMFAPTQDRGAPGEGFTHHLGDVVRIATPRLGTLANVVTHAEDAPPWTFGIRALMANLAQRGLLR; encoded by the coding sequence GTGACCACCACCGCCTTCACCGCGTTCGAACCGGCCAGGGACCTCACCGCGCTGGCGCCCCGCGTGCTGCCCGACGACGTGGAACGCGCCACCCTGATAGCCCGCCTGCACGATCCGGCGGCCGGCGGGCCCTGCGTGGTCGCGCTGCGCGGCGACCGGCTCGTCGACCTCACCCCGCACACCCCCACCCTGACCGACCTGCTGGAACGCCCCGACGCCGCCGTCTTCGCCCAACAGGCCCCGGCCGAACGTGACTTCGACCTCGCCGAGGTGCTCGACGCCACCCTCGCCGGCCACCGGGACCGCCCCCGTCTGCTGGCCCCCGCCGACCTCCAGGTGCTCAAGGCGTGCGGCGTCACCTTTGTCCGCAGCATGGTCGAGCGGGTGATCGAGGAGCGCGCCGGTGGCGACCGGGCCGGCGCCGCCGGCGTCCGGGCCCGCGTCCTCGACGCGCTCGGCGGGCAGTTGCAGAGCCTGGTGCCCGGCTCGGCTGAGGCCGCCCGCGTCAAGGAGGTGCTGACGGCCGAGGGCCTCTGGTCGCAGTATCTGGAGGTCGGCATCGGCCCCGACGCTGAGGTCTTCACCAAGGCCCCCGTGCTCTCCGCCGTCGGGCTCGGCGCCGAGATAGGCATCTGGAGCCGCTCCGTCTGGAACAACCCCGAGCCCGAACTCGTCCTCGCCGTCAACTCCCGGGGCGAGGCCGTCGGCGCCACCCTCGGCAACGACGTCAACCTCCGCGATGTCGAGGGCCGCAGCGCCCTCCTCCTCGGCAAGGCCAAGGACAACAACGCCTCCTGCGCCATCGGCCCGTTCGTCCGCCTCTTCGACGCGACGTTCACCCTCGACGACGCCCGCCGGCTCGACATCACCCTGAACATCACCGGCCCCGACGGCTTCCAGCTGGAGGCCGTCAGCTCCCTCGCCGAGATCAGCCGCGACCCGCTGGACCTGGTGCGCCAGACCATGGGCCGACTCCACCAGTACCCGGACGGCGTACTGCTCTTCACCGGCACCATGTTCGCGCCCACCCAGGACCGGGGCGCGCCGGGCGAGGGCTTCACCCACCACCTCGGCGACGTCGTCCGGATCGCGACGCCACGCCTCGGCACCCTCGCCAACGTCGTCACCCACGCCGAGGACGCCCCGCCCTGGACCTTCGGCATCCGCGCCCTGATGGCCAACCTAGCCCAGCGCGGGCTGCTCCGATGA